The following are encoded together in the Methylorubrum sp. B1-46 genome:
- a CDS encoding type 1 glutamine amidotransferase has translation MTNPMLRLLIADGNDRAGRARRAEAVGQTTSQAFAAVVADLVPETACTLVNPADAESISGADLDGFDGMVLTGSTLRVAEDGPAVRRQLDLMRAALEAGLSVFGSCWGMQVAAAVAGGDVGVNPRGPEYGFARRIAPSGEGAAHPLLAGRGLAWDAPAIHLDAVLGPPPGATVLAANAVLDVQAMEIRYGRGLFWGTQYHPETDLDELAALLRLTADDVVSAGFAEDRAAVEAYSSAVADLADDDGPARRRRAWCLGVGTDVLESGQRRREIGNFLRALSTARGLEWPERDRVAR, from the coding sequence ATGACGAACCCGATGCTGCGCCTGCTGATCGCCGACGGCAACGACCGCGCCGGTCGCGCCAGGCGCGCGGAGGCGGTCGGCCAGACCACTTCGCAGGCCTTCGCCGCCGTGGTGGCCGATCTCGTGCCGGAGACGGCCTGTACGCTGGTGAATCCGGCCGACGCCGAGAGCATAAGCGGGGCCGATCTCGACGGGTTCGACGGCATGGTGCTCACCGGCTCCACCCTGCGGGTCGCCGAGGACGGGCCGGCGGTGCGGCGCCAGCTCGACCTGATGCGCGCGGCGCTGGAGGCCGGCCTGTCGGTCTTCGGCTCGTGCTGGGGCATGCAGGTCGCCGCGGCGGTGGCGGGTGGCGATGTGGGCGTCAATCCGCGTGGGCCGGAATACGGCTTCGCCCGACGCATCGCGCCGTCCGGCGAGGGGGCTGCACACCCCCTGCTTGCCGGCCGCGGCCTCGCCTGGGACGCGCCCGCGATCCATCTCGATGCCGTGCTCGGCCCCCCGCCCGGCGCGACGGTGCTGGCCGCCAACGCCGTCCTCGACGTGCAGGCGATGGAGATCCGTTACGGCCGAGGCCTGTTCTGGGGCACGCAGTACCACCCGGAGACCGATCTCGATGAACTCGCCGCGTTGCTGCGGCTGACCGCCGATGACGTCGTCTCCGCCGGCTTCGCCGAGGATCGTGCGGCCGTCGAGGCCTATTCGAGCGCCGTCGCGGACCTGGCCGACGACGACGGCCCCGCTCGCCGCCGACGGGCATGGTGTCTTGGGGTCGGCACCGATGTGCTCGAATCCGGGCAGCGGCGCCGGGAAATCGGCAACTTCCTGAGGGCTCTGTCCACAGCCCGCGGCCTCGAATGGCCGGAGCGCGACCGGGTGGCACGTTGA
- the crtI gene encoding phytoene desaturase family protein produces MLQSREGLRTLSGRRVVVVGAGPGGLATALLLAKAGLHVTVIERDEAVGGRTKTVEAPGGYRFDIGPTFFLYPQILADIFESCGERLEDHVRLERLDPQYNLVFEGENGISGQIRATGDVPRLKEEIARLAPEDAENVEKFFEENRTKLNYFKPVLEQPFDNILSMASPAMLAALPHLHPGRSVDRDLRRYFADPRVRLAFSFQTKYLGMSPFRCPSLFTILSFLEYEHGVYHPVGGCGAVSEAMAGLARRMGVDIRLGQSVDRVLFEGKRACGVVVGGETLKADAVVVNGDFAKVIRDLVPEERRPRWRDAKIGKARLSCSTYMLYLGIEGKMPESLGHHTILLSKEYERNINEITGGTLPMQPSIYVQHAGFTDGGMAPPGHTALYVLVPVPNLKSGIDWEAVGPSYRKLVLERLKLLGLPDIESRIRYERVIDPRDWQEEFAVHEGATFNLAHDLMQMLWFRPHNRFGPGLYLVGGGTHPGSGLPVIYEGARISARLLIEDLAKEKAPAILADLPTTSPLATQGDPS; encoded by the coding sequence TTGCTGCAGTCGCGTGAAGGTTTGCGCACCCTCTCGGGCCGCCGCGTCGTCGTCGTCGGGGCGGGGCCGGGCGGGCTCGCCACGGCGCTGCTCCTGGCCAAGGCTGGACTGCACGTCACCGTCATCGAGCGCGACGAGGCTGTCGGCGGACGCACCAAGACCGTCGAGGCGCCGGGCGGCTATCGGTTCGACATCGGCCCGACCTTCTTCCTCTACCCGCAGATCCTCGCCGACATCTTCGAATCCTGCGGCGAGCGCCTGGAGGACCATGTCCGCCTGGAGCGGCTCGACCCGCAATACAATCTCGTCTTCGAGGGCGAGAACGGCATTTCAGGGCAGATCCGCGCCACGGGAGATGTGCCACGGCTCAAAGAGGAGATCGCCCGCCTCGCCCCCGAAGACGCGGAGAACGTCGAAAAGTTCTTCGAAGAGAACCGGACCAAGCTGAACTACTTCAAGCCGGTGCTGGAGCAGCCCTTCGACAACATCCTGTCGATGGCGAGCCCGGCCATGCTCGCCGCCCTCCCCCATCTCCATCCCGGCCGCAGCGTCGACCGGGACCTCCGGCGCTACTTCGCCGACCCGCGGGTGCGCCTCGCCTTCTCGTTCCAGACCAAATATCTCGGGATGAGCCCCTTCCGCTGCCCGAGCCTGTTCACGATCCTCTCGTTCCTCGAATACGAGCACGGTGTCTATCATCCGGTCGGCGGCTGCGGCGCAGTCTCGGAGGCGATGGCCGGGCTGGCCCGCCGCATGGGCGTCGATATCCGCCTCGGTCAGTCCGTCGATCGCGTACTGTTCGAGGGTAAGCGCGCCTGCGGCGTGGTGGTCGGCGGCGAGACGCTGAAGGCCGACGCGGTGGTCGTGAACGGCGACTTCGCCAAGGTGATCCGCGATCTGGTGCCCGAGGAGCGCCGCCCGCGCTGGCGCGATGCCAAGATCGGCAAGGCCCGCCTCTCCTGCTCGACCTACATGCTCTACCTCGGGATCGAGGGCAAAATGCCCGAGAGCCTCGGCCACCACACCATCCTGCTGTCCAAGGAGTACGAGCGCAACATCAACGAGATCACCGGCGGCACCCTGCCGATGCAGCCCTCGATCTACGTGCAGCATGCCGGCTTCACCGATGGCGGCATGGCGCCGCCCGGCCACACAGCGCTCTACGTGCTGGTGCCGGTGCCCAACCTCAAGTCGGGGATCGACTGGGAAGCGGTGGGGCCAAGCTACCGCAAGCTGGTGCTGGAGCGCCTGAAGCTCTTGGGCCTGCCCGATATCGAGAGCCGGATCCGCTACGAGCGCGTGATCGACCCCCGCGATTGGCAGGAGGAGTTCGCCGTCCATGAAGGCGCGACCTTCAACCTCGCCCACGACCTCATGCAGATGCTGTGGTTCAGACCCCACAACCGCTTCGGGCCGGGGCTCTACCTCGTCGGCGGCGGCACCCATCCGGGCTCGGGCCTGCCCGTCATCTACGAGGGCGCGCGCATCTCCGCCCGGCTCCTGATCGAGGACCTCGCCAAGGAGAAGGCGCCCGCGATCCTGGCGGACCTGCCGACGACCTCGCCGCTCGCCACACAGGGCGACCCGAGCTGA
- a CDS encoding Ppx/GppA phosphatase family protein, producing the protein MRDESAAAVSARPTADPQTSREGSRTVTGGRPIESYPSRYETSRHGRRDAYAALDLGTNNCRLLIAEPTPNGFRVIDAFSRIVRLGEGLGNSNRLTEAAIERTVEALRICRGKMKSRAVARSKVIATEACRLAVNGAEFVDRVRAEVGLDLEIVDRQTEAYLAVTGCAALADPRAESVVIFDIGGGSTEIAWLDGAAANPSTDPTLRIRAWDSLPVGVVTLAERHGGTEVTRRTFEGMVEEVGDLISPFAIRAAAAATAPYFHLLGTSGTVTTLAAMHLRLARYERRRVDGLWMSDGEVGDAIEDLLDTRLEQRADNPCIGRDRADLVLAGCAILEAIRRVFPSDRLRIADRGLREGLLMNMMREDGVWRRGHYR; encoded by the coding sequence ATGAGGGATGAGAGCGCCGCCGCCGTGTCGGCCCGCCCCACCGCCGACCCGCAGACATCGCGGGAGGGATCCCGCACGGTCACGGGCGGACGCCCGATCGAGAGCTACCCGTCCCGCTACGAGACCAGCCGCCACGGCCGCCGCGACGCCTACGCCGCGCTCGATCTCGGCACCAACAATTGCCGCCTGTTGATCGCCGAGCCGACCCCCAACGGTTTCCGCGTGATCGATGCCTTCTCCCGCATCGTCCGCCTCGGCGAGGGCCTCGGCAACTCGAACCGCCTCACCGAGGCGGCGATCGAGCGCACGGTGGAAGCCCTGCGCATCTGCCGGGGAAAGATGAAGTCCCGTGCGGTGGCCCGCTCCAAGGTGATCGCCACCGAGGCCTGCCGGCTCGCCGTCAACGGCGCCGAGTTCGTGGACCGCGTCCGCGCCGAGGTCGGGCTCGATCTTGAGATCGTGGACCGTCAGACGGAAGCTTATCTCGCGGTGACCGGCTGCGCCGCGCTCGCCGACCCGCGGGCGGAATCGGTGGTGATCTTCGATATCGGCGGCGGCTCGACCGAGATCGCGTGGCTCGACGGTGCTGCGGCCAACCCCTCGACCGACCCGACCTTGCGCATCCGCGCCTGGGATTCCCTGCCCGTCGGCGTGGTGACGCTGGCCGAGCGCCACGGCGGCACCGAGGTCACGCGCCGCACCTTCGAGGGCATGGTGGAGGAGGTCGGCGACCTGATCTCACCCTTCGCGATCCGCGCGGCGGCGGCGGCCACCGCGCCCTATTTCCACCTACTCGGCACCTCGGGCACCGTCACCACCCTCGCCGCCATGCACCTGCGCCTCGCCCGCTACGAGCGGCGCCGGGTCGACGGGCTCTGGATGAGCGACGGCGAGGTCGGCGACGCGATCGAGGATCTGCTCGACACCCGCCTCGAACAGCGCGCCGACAACCCCTGCATCGGCCGCGACCGGGCCGATCTCGTGCTGGCCGGCTGCGCCATCCTAGAGGCGATCCGCCGGGTCTTCCCCTCGGACCGCCTGCGCATCGCCGACCGCGGCCTGCGCGAAGGCCTCCTGATGAACATGATGCGCGAGGACGGCGTCTGGCGCCGCGGGCATTACCGCTAG
- a CDS encoding lysophospholipid acyltransferase family protein — MPRSIKPPERSPRFWRFMAAYFDRFVRRHLNALRLARWGVPAKVTGAGPLVIYANHPAWWDAAILIVAADRLFPEHESFAPIDAAMLEKYGIFRKMGAFPVDLDSARGGAQFLSASRAILGQPNRAIWITAQGRFADVRTRPLGLKPGVARLAEIAPEATFLPLAVEYAFWDERGAEAFLAFGPPLDAAELLALPRPERLARLEAALTAALDRLSDDVMTRDPARFETLLAGRRGVGGVYDGWRRLAAALAGRRFEPGHRNGDRAETRTR, encoded by the coding sequence ATGCCGCGGTCGATCAAGCCGCCCGAGCGCTCACCACGGTTCTGGCGGTTCATGGCGGCCTATTTCGACCGCTTCGTGCGGCGCCACCTGAACGCCCTGCGGCTCGCTCGCTGGGGCGTTCCGGCCAAGGTGACGGGCGCGGGGCCGCTGGTGATCTACGCCAACCACCCGGCGTGGTGGGACGCGGCGATCCTGATCGTCGCCGCCGACCGCCTGTTTCCCGAGCACGAGAGCTTCGCGCCGATCGACGCCGCGATGCTGGAGAAGTACGGCATCTTCCGGAAGATGGGCGCCTTCCCGGTCGATCTCGACAGCGCCCGGGGCGGTGCGCAGTTCCTCTCGGCCTCCCGTGCGATCCTGGGTCAGCCGAACCGTGCGATCTGGATCACCGCGCAGGGGCGCTTCGCCGACGTGCGCACGCGCCCCCTTGGGCTGAAGCCCGGCGTCGCCCGGCTTGCCGAGATCGCGCCGGAGGCGACATTCCTTCCGCTCGCCGTGGAATACGCCTTCTGGGACGAGCGCGGCGCGGAGGCCTTCCTCGCCTTCGGCCCTCCTCTTGACGCCGCCGAACTGCTGGCCCTGCCCCGCCCGGAGCGCCTCGCCCGGCTGGAAGCGGCGTTGACGGCGGCCCTCGACCGGCTCTCGGATGATGTGATGACCCGCGATCCCGCCCGGTTCGAGACGCTGCTGGCAGGTCGGCGCGGCGTCGGCGGCGTTTATGACGGCTGGCGGCGGCTCGCGGCCGCGCTGGCCGGCCGCCGCTTCGAGCCGGGACACCGGAACGGCGATCGTGCGGAGACGCGGACTCGATGA
- a CDS encoding NAD(P)/FAD-dependent oxidoreductase: MSQGSSVAVVGSGLGGLASACVAAARGHRVTVYDKNDWMGGKAAVLHEGGFRFDMGPTILTVPRVLERIFAEAGKSVHDYMDLRRLDPQWRCFFDDNSRIDLIEDVDAMAASMDRFAPGQGVGDGYRKFIAVSEHLHGVSERFFFWKAVQDLFDTIDIRANMNPGTLRDVLSLRMHATVASTIRGKVKDARLAQMLDHFVQYVGSSPYGAPAVLCAIAHMQTAEGVWYPMGGTRAVAEGLMRLATELGATMKPADEVLGLDIAGGQLRGLRTRDGISAYDAVISNMDSVRTYRELVGGEVGKAYEKKSFEPACSGVVLYLGLNKRYEHLAHHDFVFSRDPEEEFDFIYRKGEPAPDPTAYLAAPSSTDPSVAPEGGEALYVLVHTPYLRPHHDWSKMFPAYRRTILEKLKRTGGMPDIEERIVVERHLTPQDIHDRYKVLNGAIYGLASHGRMMGAFKPGNRSREVRGLYLAGGAAHPGPGMPMVMMSGWIAADALDQDFRSRAEPDLRKSA, from the coding sequence ATGAGCCAGGGTTCTTCGGTCGCCGTCGTCGGCAGCGGGCTCGGCGGTCTGGCTTCCGCCTGCGTGGCGGCGGCCCGCGGGCATCGCGTCACGGTCTACGACAAGAACGACTGGATGGGCGGCAAGGCCGCGGTGCTGCACGAGGGCGGCTTCCGCTTCGATATGGGGCCGACCATCCTCACCGTACCCCGCGTGCTGGAGCGCATCTTCGCCGAGGCCGGCAAGAGCGTCCATGACTACATGGATCTGCGCCGTCTCGACCCGCAATGGCGCTGCTTCTTCGACGACAATTCCCGCATCGACCTGATCGAGGATGTCGACGCCATGGCTGCCTCCATGGACCGGTTCGCTCCGGGCCAAGGGGTGGGCGACGGCTACAGGAAGTTCATCGCCGTCTCCGAGCACCTGCACGGCGTCTCGGAGCGCTTCTTCTTCTGGAAGGCGGTGCAGGATCTGTTCGATACGATCGACATCCGCGCCAACATGAATCCCGGCACCCTGCGCGACGTGCTCAGCCTACGCATGCACGCCACCGTGGCGAGCACGATCCGCGGCAAGGTCAAGGATGCCCGCCTCGCGCAGATGCTCGATCACTTCGTGCAATATGTCGGCTCCTCGCCCTACGGCGCGCCCGCCGTGCTCTGCGCCATCGCCCATATGCAGACGGCGGAAGGCGTGTGGTACCCGATGGGCGGCACCCGCGCGGTGGCCGAGGGGCTGATGCGGCTCGCCACCGAACTCGGCGCCACGATGAAGCCTGCCGACGAGGTGCTCGGCCTCGATATCGCGGGGGGCCAACTCCGCGGCCTGCGCACCCGCGATGGGATCAGCGCCTACGACGCGGTGATCTCCAACATGGATTCGGTGCGCACCTACCGCGAACTCGTCGGCGGCGAGGTCGGCAAGGCCTACGAGAAGAAGAGCTTCGAGCCGGCCTGCTCCGGCGTGGTGCTCTATCTCGGCCTCAACAAGCGCTACGAGCACCTCGCCCACCACGACTTCGTCTTCTCCCGCGATCCGGAGGAGGAGTTCGACTTCATCTACCGCAAGGGCGAGCCGGCCCCCGATCCGACCGCCTACCTCGCCGCCCCCTCCTCCACCGATCCGAGCGTGGCGCCGGAAGGCGGCGAGGCGCTCTACGTCCTCGTGCACACGCCGTATCTGCGCCCGCACCACGACTGGTCGAAGATGTTCCCGGCCTATCGCCGGACGATCCTGGAGAAGCTGAAGCGCACCGGGGGCATGCCGGACATCGAGGAGCGCATCGTCGTCGAGCGCCACCTCACGCCGCAGGACATCCATGATCGCTACAAGGTTCTGAACGGCGCGATTTACGGGCTGGCCTCGCACGGGCGGATGATGGGGGCGTTCAAGCCCGGCAACCGCTCGCGGGAAGTGCGCGGCCTCTATCTCGCGGGCGGCGCCGCCCATCCGGGACCCGGCATGCCGATGGTGATGATGTCCGGCTGGATCGCCGCCGATGCCCTCGATCAGGATTTTCGCAGTCGCGCCGAGCCGGATCTGCGCAAAAGCGCCTGA
- a CDS encoding ABC transporter ATP-binding protein encodes MRTEDTPLAAVEGAAFAYRGRAALRGLDLTLVRGTTLALLGPNGAGKTSLIRLLAGRLRPDAGSVRVLGGDPHADRATRRRIGFVPQEIALYPRLTVAENLDVFARLAGLKRGERRGAVAAAIGRCALADVAGRVVATLSGGYQRRVNIAASLLASPDLILLDEPTQGVDLDARAAIHAVLAGLRAAGAGLVVSTHDFSEAERLADRVAILADGRIRLVGPLAALMCPLEAAPPEHEAVLEGAPDAAAEAALRRSGFLPLPGDAQIWRADHGAAGGLDGAALLAALRANGVPAAEIRVRRPGLETLYRDALAEGPSLETAA; translated from the coding sequence ATGCGCACCGAGGACACGCCCCTCGCCGCCGTCGAGGGGGCTGCCTTCGCCTATCGCGGCCGGGCAGCCCTGCGCGGACTCGATCTCACGCTTGTCCGCGGGACGACACTGGCGCTGCTTGGCCCGAACGGCGCCGGCAAGACCAGCCTGATCCGCCTGCTCGCCGGGCGGCTCCGGCCCGATGCCGGCTCCGTGCGCGTCCTGGGCGGCGATCCTCATGCGGATCGGGCGACGCGGCGAAGGATCGGCTTCGTGCCGCAGGAAATCGCGCTTTATCCGCGCCTCACCGTCGCGGAGAACCTCGACGTGTTTGCCCGGCTCGCCGGCCTGAAGCGGGGCGAGCGGCGCGGGGCGGTCGCCGCGGCGATCGGGCGATGCGCGCTGGCCGACGTGGCCGGGCGCGTCGTCGCCACGCTCTCGGGGGGCTATCAGCGCCGGGTCAACATCGCCGCGAGCCTGCTGGCCTCCCCCGACCTGATCCTGCTCGACGAGCCGACGCAGGGCGTCGATCTCGACGCGCGGGCGGCGATCCACGCGGTGCTGGCCGGTCTGCGCGCGGCTGGCGCTGGCCTCGTCGTCAGCACCCACGATTTTTCCGAGGCCGAGCGCCTCGCCGACCGCGTTGCCATCCTCGCCGACGGGCGGATCCGGCTCGTGGGCCCGCTCGCCGCGCTGATGTGCCCGCTCGAAGCCGCCCCGCCCGAGCACGAGGCGGTGCTGGAGGGGGCCCCCGATGCGGCGGCCGAGGCGGCCCTGCGCCGCTCCGGCTTTCTGCCGCTGCCCGGCGATGCGCAGATCTGGCGGGCCGATCACGGCGCGGCGGGCGGGCTCGACGGCGCTGCCCTCCTCGCGGCGCTCCGCGCGAACGGCGTGCCGGCCGCCGAGATCCGCGTCCGCCGCCCCGGCCTGGAAACCCTGTATCGGGATGCCCTCGCCGAGGGGCCGAGCCTGGAGACGGCAGCGTGA
- a CDS encoding ABC transporter permease — protein sequence MIAAAFRVMWLSLLRDRAALTMAFVLPTVIFAIFAAIFSGAIGDRIRIHLGLADLAGTATTQRLVAALEAEPSLRIERLNVADEAGALRAVRRGEVDVALVLRGDLAAPVGAEQAKAAASQPVLLIESPSRALATPIALGQLQRALNDALPDVVLSRIVADVERSGKIGPDERAFLDEAFAEQRAKKEPFSFTRLVETRTTASGRGNERVSYYAGAIAAVFLLFAAMQGALSLVDEREGGLADRLAAGPGGLPVIVLGKFLFLLGQGVVQAGLIFAAAALLHGVDVSGHWFGWIVTSILVSAMAAGLALAACALSATRQQAHLAATFGVLLLSAVGGSMVPRFLMPPWLQQAGWLTPNAWAIEAYQAALGEGASAALPAWGVLAALAMAGLAVALTVVARRRI from the coding sequence GTGATCGCGGCGGCCTTCCGGGTGATGTGGCTCTCGCTGCTGCGCGACCGCGCGGCGCTGACCATGGCCTTCGTGTTGCCGACCGTCATCTTCGCGATCTTCGCGGCGATCTTCTCCGGCGCGATCGGGGACCGAATCCGCATCCATCTCGGGCTCGCCGACCTCGCGGGCACCGCTACCACGCAGCGCCTCGTCGCCGCGCTGGAAGCCGAGCCTTCCTTACGCATCGAGCGCCTGAACGTGGCGGATGAGGCCGGCGCCCTCCGCGCCGTGCGCCGCGGCGAGGTCGATGTGGCCCTGGTGCTGCGCGGCGACCTCGCGGCACCAGTCGGCGCGGAGCAGGCAAAAGCGGCGGCGAGCCAGCCGGTTCTGCTGATCGAGAGCCCGTCCCGCGCACTCGCCACGCCGATCGCGCTGGGCCAGCTCCAGCGCGCCCTCAACGACGCCCTGCCCGACGTGGTGCTCTCGCGCATCGTCGCGGACGTGGAGCGCTCCGGCAAGATCGGCCCGGACGAGCGCGCCTTCCTCGACGAGGCGTTTGCCGAGCAGCGGGCGAAGAAGGAGCCGTTCTCCTTCACGCGTCTCGTCGAGACCCGCACCACCGCGAGCGGGCGCGGCAACGAGCGGGTGAGCTACTACGCGGGGGCCATCGCCGCCGTGTTCCTGCTGTTTGCGGCGATGCAGGGCGCGCTCTCCCTGGTGGACGAGCGCGAGGGCGGGCTGGCCGACCGCCTCGCTGCCGGCCCCGGCGGCCTGCCGGTGATCGTGCTGGGCAAATTCCTGTTCCTGCTCGGCCAGGGCGTGGTCCAGGCCGGCCTGATCTTCGCCGCCGCCGCCTTGCTGCACGGCGTCGATGTCTCCGGCCACTGGTTCGGCTGGATCGTCACCTCGATCCTCGTCTCCGCCATGGCCGCCGGCCTCGCGCTGGCCGCCTGCGCCCTCTCGGCGACCCGCCAGCAGGCGCATCTCGCCGCGACCTTCGGCGTGCTGTTGCTCTCGGCGGTGGGCGGCAGCATGGTGCCTCGCTTCCTCATGCCGCCCTGGCTGCAGCAGGCCGGCTGGCTCACCCCCAACGCCTGGGCGATCGAGGCCTATCAGGCGGCCCTCGGCGAGGGCGCGTCCGCCGCCTTGCCGGCCTGGGGTGTGCTGGCGGCGTTGGCGATGGCGGGGTTGGCGGTGGCGCTCACGGTTGTGGCGCGCAGGCGCATCTGA
- a CDS encoding DUF2141 domain-containing protein: MRAVFVPGLVVLAALAGPARAASLEVIVEGAEPGPGELYVTLCQGGLSEAACPIGRSVPARGGAERFVFTDVPPGLWAVAAFQDENGNGRLDRTGLGLPLEPYGFSGTVGRRTRPDFSSASFDLREPGAAVRVRLARPLPRR, encoded by the coding sequence ATGCGGGCGGTCTTTGTTCCGGGTCTTGTCGTGCTGGCCGCGCTGGCGGGCCCGGCGCGGGCGGCGAGCCTGGAGGTCATCGTCGAGGGGGCCGAGCCGGGTCCGGGCGAACTCTACGTCACCCTGTGCCAGGGCGGGCTGAGCGAGGCCGCCTGCCCGATCGGCCGCAGCGTCCCGGCCCGCGGCGGTGCCGAGCGCTTCGTCTTCACCGACGTGCCTCCGGGCCTCTGGGCGGTCGCCGCCTTCCAGGACGAGAACGGCAATGGCCGCCTCGACCGGACGGGCCTCGGCTTGCCGCTCGAACCCTACGGCTTCTCCGGCACGGTCGGGCGGCGGACCCGGCCGGACTTCTCCAGCGCGAGCTTCGACCTGCGCGAGCCCGGCGCCGCGGTGCGGGTTCGCCTCGCCCGCCCCCTGCCGCGGCGCTGA
- a CDS encoding glycosyltransferase family 2 protein — MTLTLLILAFVALALALLPAVLAAVNLAILRTPEPTPTDALVSILIPARNEAAVIEGTVRAALASRGVPVEVLVGDDHSTDDTAGIVARLAASDPRLRLISVPALPEGWTGKNHACASLAAAARGERLLFLDADVTLAPEGAAALAAHASKSGADLVSGVPRQVMETLGERLTVPMIDFLMIGYLPIAMMRASPRTSLGAACGQMILITREAYAATGGHGAIRTSLHDGVRLPRLLRVRGFRTDLVAGHALAACRMYRDFAQSWAGFSKNAHEGMATPTALPVWTALLFGGHILPWLILAAALALGAGTAAAVAGIAALVSLATRAAITLRVAEPPVTILLHPLTVGTALAIQWNVLLRPARAGRAVWKGRSYAVGEAVGGAAKPQREPG; from the coding sequence ATGACGCTGACGCTCCTCATCCTCGCCTTCGTCGCCCTGGCGCTGGCCCTGCTCCCGGCGGTGCTGGCGGCGGTCAACCTCGCGATCCTTCGCACGCCTGAGCCGACGCCGACCGATGCACTCGTCTCGATCCTGATTCCGGCCCGGAACGAGGCGGCGGTGATCGAGGGCACGGTGCGGGCCGCGCTGGCGAGCCGTGGTGTCCCGGTCGAGGTTCTGGTCGGCGACGACCACTCGACCGACGACACCGCGGGAATCGTCGCGCGCCTCGCGGCGAGCGATCCGCGCCTGCGGCTGATCTCGGTGCCCGCTCTGCCCGAGGGCTGGACCGGCAAGAACCACGCCTGCGCCAGCCTCGCCGCGGCGGCGCGGGGCGAGCGCCTGCTGTTTCTCGATGCCGACGTGACCCTGGCGCCGGAAGGCGCGGCGGCGCTCGCCGCGCACGCGAGCAAGAGCGGGGCCGATCTCGTCAGCGGCGTACCGCGGCAGGTGATGGAGACCCTGGGCGAGCGCCTCACCGTGCCGATGATCGACTTCCTGATGATCGGCTACCTGCCGATCGCCATGATGCGGGCATCGCCCCGGACCTCGCTCGGCGCCGCCTGCGGTCAGATGATCCTGATCACGCGCGAGGCCTACGCCGCCACCGGCGGGCACGGCGCGATCCGCACCTCGCTGCACGATGGCGTGCGCCTGCCGCGGCTCCTGCGCGTGCGCGGCTTTCGCACCGATCTCGTCGCCGGCCACGCGCTCGCCGCCTGCCGGATGTACCGCGATTTCGCGCAGTCCTGGGCCGGCTTCTCGAAGAACGCGCATGAGGGCATGGCGACGCCCACCGCCCTCCCCGTCTGGACGGCTCTGCTGTTCGGCGGCCACATCCTCCCCTGGCTGATCCTTGCTGCCGCCCTGGCGCTCGGCGCCGGCACGGCGGCGGCGGTCGCGGGCATCGCCGCCCTCGTCTCGCTCGCTACCCGTGCGGCGATCACCCTGCGGGTCGCCGAGCCGCCGGTGACGATCCTCCTCCACCCGCTCACGGTGGGCACGGCGCTGGCGATCCAGTGGAACGTGCTGCTGCGCCCGGCCCGCGCCGGGCGGGCGGTGTGGAAGGGCCGCAGCTACGCCGTCGGCGAGGCGGTTGGCGGGGCAGCCAAGCCGCAGCGGGAGCCGGGCTGA